cacaataattttaaaataaaacattgcggCAAAGTACTAAACCTCcgcatttttatgaaaatgtgcTCAAAGTGAAACAAAAATGcttcagtaaaataaatatatggacatcaagttttattttattgcatgcTCTTTCATTATATTCCCAAGTAATAATTATTCGTTAGGAAAGTCATTTgatcatacatttatttaattatgctttACAAAGTTAAACAAGAAGTGTACTTAACATCTCAGATACCCAACATAACCCTTGCTtgaatgcatattttatttttcgcaaaaatatatactttttatattcttatgtacAATTTACACTTTCTTTACAATTTGGACAACATCTTCATCGGCTAAGATATGTTCGATACCAACTTTCTGTGGCTGATGCTTCACCGATGACCCCCAGACCAATGCACTGTAATGTGAAATTTCTTATAAGTCGTgtacattatattacaataaggAACATTGTTCCTGAGGGAGAGGTAgagttgctggtggtaggatgtattttatattcggccggatagcgaccaccgtacacaaggtgttaaaacccgccatagtggcccacgtaagtgttccgggatcagcatgtaTAATATCCGATtcctacaggccggcattattgtgtcgactgccgagggttaatcaatcatctctcctcagtcgacattctattggaccccactccacttaccatcacatgcagtggggtcaatttgctgTGGTATCAGaatgtgtatacccggttcgaacaggccggcaaaattttgtcgactgtcgagggttaatcaatcatctctcagtcgacattctattggacccaaatccacttaccatcacatgcagtggggtcaatttacCGTGGTATCAGAATGTATATAcccggttcgaacaggccggcaaaattttgtcgactgtcgagggttaatcaatcatctctcctcagtcgacattctattggaccccactccacttaccatcacatgcagtggggtcaatttacCGTGGTATCAGaatgtgtatacccggttcgaacaggccggcaaaattttgtcgactgtcgagggttaatcaatcatctctcctcagtcgacattctattggaccccactctacttaccaccACATACAGTGGGGTCAATTTACTGTGCCCGTTCAAAAAACAAAAGAAGTTAACGTCGGACAGGCAGTCAGGacaacaaaactaaataataataataccagcacttattatatatagtgtcattttgatattgtgttaataaataaaccaaatactcgtctttacctctgctaacattgtaccAAAATCATCCATGATTAACGAATGCTAACACCTAAAATCCTAGTTTtactttttcaatattttgtctattttgtagttttgtgcGAATTTGACGTAAGCGCGAGTGTATTTTTGACAGAGTGTAATGTTGATACTACGACGAACTCTTTTAAAAGTATTAGTCGTGggattagggcgcgtaaaatttaaatatttttattattgatatttattttgtttgtaacttAACACTTTCATTCTACAGCtacggttcaagtaacttactgtaaaatgttatttccaagaaataaataagtggTTTCGTTTAATCATGCAATGTCCAAATGACTGTAAACTGTCTACTGTTGAGCTTTAGTACCGAGAGGGTTTTACGCCTTAGTCCCCCACGCTGTCCTAATGgaggttggcagacttcaaacCTCTAATATCCAATTCTCATACTTACAGGGTAATATTGACATTGTGTgactaaataaaactacatacttatctacttggaaataacactttacaataagttacttgagccatagatatgtatgaaataaaaaaaagtgggATTtggagaaaataaatattaaaaaaagtaattttaattttacgcaccgTAATGcgactactactctaagagaatagGTCACAACggcaaaattatactttattcagaaatacacccacgtacacgccatattcgcattaaacaacaaaattatcaaaaaagtcagaaaactaaaagcaggaattttggtgaaaatattcgttattaatggatgatttttggcacactGCAAAGGTAAAAACgcgtatgtggtttcatttggtaacgcaatatcaaaattaccttGTATGTTTGTTTCCTCACAATGTCTTCCTTCACAACTagaacacaataataaaaaaagtatatactcACTACTTGAATTCCTTCACAATAGATCTATGCAGTTTGTTACAGAAGTCCTCCACGCTCGTTCTATCAGCATGAAGTACCACGGGTGCATTATAATCGGGCAGTTGTCCTTTAGGCTTCGTGTATATCCTGACCAGTTTCAAATACTCCCACATTTTCTCCAATAAATCGTCGAAGTTCCATTTGTGGTGGGCAGATATCGGGACGCAGTGCGGGATCTTGTAGATAACATCCAACTCTTCTATGCTGATTTGATCTAAAATTAAGGATTATTGGTCTGATTTAGGATTTACGTCACATCTGGAATAAAAATTTATACACTTCTGGAATTAAAAGTAATGTATTAGTCAACAATATATGGTTTATTTGATAGTCTATTATCCATCCAAATGTTTATGCATAACGCTTTTAAAAATATCCCAAATGCAAATCAACGTCTGTCAAATGTTCGagtattttatatcattatttattgttataatctatactattatatgaagctgaagagtttgtttctctgaatgcgttaatctcaggacctactaaaccgattttttttcactaataagaagctactcTACTCGTGTGTGCTATGCTTTTTATCCTAGGAAATTATAAGGCGGCAttattatcctggaaaacattctcacacgggcgaagccgcgagcaaaagctattaaaattataatatcatttataaatattttcacaataacttttaattactattaagtatatttaaatagcatGTTACACCATCcagaaaaacattatattttactgtttcaAATTAATCTATCAAAAACTCACCAATCTTGTTGAGCAGATAGATGCAAGGTACGTATATCCTGTTGCCTTCGATGACGTCGATGAGATCGTCGCTCGTCGCGTCGTAGCGCAACGTTATGTCCGCGttgtgtattttgtattcaGACAAGATTGTTTTCACCGCTTCTATATCCAGCTCTGATTGTGGACACTGTGGAGAGATGTTTGCTTATTGATTATCTTATACTGAATAATGAGGAGAGAAAAGCAAATATGTAATAATGATGTTTGATGGTAAACCAAAACTGGGTATAAACCATAGCCACTAcatgtcataattttttttgattacaaaactatttttctagTTTTTCCTGCATTAAAATTAAGACTaatgtagcctatgtccttcaaagtatctccataccaaatttcattgaaatctatTAGTATTTGAGTTTATCATGTTCAGACAGACACGACAGGGCTTtcgtttataaaatgtaagCATTTCATTTAGTACCAAACTGAATTTATAATCATTCTTTCCTACTTAAGTCTCCAATTATATTCATTGAAGACCTTTTATGTGGTCTTAGAGAATTAATAAGGcatgataaaaaattacttaggcTTATTCTTTTTGAGTTATgcatgtttttgttgtttttttttatactagtagACTTAACCTTCCCGACTCATACAATCATATTTATTGCTGAAACTCTAAAGTCCATACACTTGGCATATATCTATGATTTTTCAATGAGTGACTTCTTATCATCATAGATCATTTGTTTCTGCCATTACGAGTCATATATAACACAAAATTCACTCACAGTAGTGTTCAAATTGATGCCACCCTTGTCTTTTTTCCTGAAATGTATGTTAGGTGGTTGTTTGTTTAACCGAAGTCCGAAGCCTTCCAACTCATGCTCTAACAGTTTCTTATGCTGCAAGGGTTTCAGGACGTCCAATACTATGAATATAAGACTGCATGTGCGTGCAACGGCTATCACTTGACGACCTCTACCTTTGCCGTCTTTGGCGCCTTCGATAATTCCGGGAAGATCTAGAAGCTGTAATGAAGATTgagtactaaaatatttttttaagagtatAATTTTTCTTCTACAGAATCAGGggtaatttaaacataatcttaacaaaaaaattgttacaaatcTTAGAAAGAATATTCGttcaataaattcataaaacctGTTTTATGCAATTTGAaagtaattatatcaaaatatcaaCATCCTGATGCTTTGAATTATGATAAATCAATGGTGGTTGGTGGTCTATGATTTGCGGGTATTGAGTGACACTAAAAAGTAAAGTATATagcctaaaataatataaatgcaaccAGCTACAAAATATATGTCCATGACtgcataatacataatatattctttacaCACATAGGACATATGCTTTTGTGGTACAAATAAATGCTAAAATGTCTAACCAAGATTCATTTCACATATGACAAAGTATACATAAAGAAATACTTATAATACCTGTATCTTAGCACCTTTGTATTTAATACAGCCCGGTACAGTTGTGAGCGTTGTGAACTCGTACGCTGCCACTTCAGAGTACACTCCCGCCAAATTAGAGAGCAAGGTCGACTTGCCTACAGATGGAAAGCCCACGAAACCTATACGGGCATCACCAGTTTTGGCCACATCGAAACCtggcaacaaaataatttaagtattgcAGTAAATTACCAATATGGAGAAGTCTGCATTTTactttacgttttttttttattgctgttaatGACTATACGAGCTTGCCTGATGGTTAGCAATacaactgcccataaacagtagaaacaccatccaacaccttgcattacaaagtattgtttgttattccactgtaCTCACCATCTTGAGATGtgagatgctaagtctcattatgtctagtagttacactggctacaaggtccttcaaaccggaacataactacacactgctgcttggcagcagtaatagacattgcggtggtacctatccaggtgggctctcacatgagagacctaccaccagttatttacgttactaaactattttaatatatagttgtttttttttttgaagttgagTACAATAAACATTTCTGGCCTGTGTAAGCTGTAACTTTTTAGGGCAGCAGAGTAAAATAcagaataatgtttataataattattaaaggcaaattagaattaaaaaattatttatcttgtaTTTCAATAGAATAcatgtaatatttacataataaaggcCACTActgtatataactttgtatgtaattcataaataattgaataataaaataggtCATAGTATAACAGCTGTTATGACCttatatacctataaaataactttgagaaatgtatgtaattatatattgaaactctttttttgtaatgttaatagCTTACCATCGCCCGTCGCTCCGCCGCCACCCTTTGGTGTGATCAATTCTCGCCTCAATTTTGCTAGACGTGCCTTCAATATACCCAAATGTAGCGCTGTcgctttatttttttgtgtgcgGGCCATCTGAAATTCATTTCAAACTTACGTGTTTGAAACATTATCTTCGGGTATAAAAACATGCTTATAGGCATTATTACAGGCAACATTCAAGGTCGGAGTAAGagaatatatgttttaaagcgaatttatcattatttaactCATAACCTCTCATACTAACCTCGGCTTCGATAGCCGCAATTTTCTCCAGTATTGTAGACATTTTCGAGGTTTTCTTCGATCGGTTTTATAAATCAGAtgctctaaaataaataattaacgtaaTAAGGCAGTGctttacacaataaattatataaatagcaGGAAAGCGTGTCAATCTCGGTTCGTGTACAATTTCCAGAAACGAACAATCTGACATTGACGTTTGGCTGACTCGTAAAATGATCCCGGTAAATGAAAGTAAtggcataatgtttttattattattgttaatatcatttaaaataaacttataatagacaaatatctttaataaataaataaaaccctaaaatacctattatattgattttattcacATGAACTGCTTATAGCTATTTTAGTGCCCTCTATGATGCAATATAAGAAACGTTCAAAAAAGAATAAGTGGTTACAAGTCGTGCTTCATTCATCACACAGATGTCGCTGAAGTGAGTAAATAATGAAAACCACGTGGAAATGCTTTCCCGAAGGTTTGCGCATCGTAACTACAGAAGGAAAGGAATGATGGAAAATTGTTTGCAGGGTTTGCCTCAGTGCCACCTTGGACGTCGGTACAGAGCAGTCTCGCACCCGCGCGTGTCCGCTGAAGTTTCGAAAGTATTTAAATGAATGTCggaaaaatgttttgttgaaacgTGTCGCTAACATTTTGAATGTGTTTCTATAATAATCGAGGATAATTAGAATAAGTTTTACGtgtaaataactttttaaactttgtgtaaataataataatacttcatTAATGTCTTAGATTTCATAGACTTAAGTAATAGTGTTAATAACATTGGTAAGTGTTTTGAAAGAAAATTCTTTATccatgtatttaataatatttaaagtaatttccgcgtttatttttaagatattttgtgatttattttcataaaaatgtatcttAACTGGAGtaaatcttatttttgttacaattacttagataagtaattttcatttaaatttgaatatttatgctTTGTTTAAAACCTTAAACtcgtaacaaaataatttatatagagttaattttctaaatattttcgaTCAACTACCCACGTCatgatcaattataataatataaataggtaacTATTGAGGTATCATATACtggataatataatagtataatatactGAACTGTATAGATATATAGTCCTTACTACCTATGCACACGGGATTAAAAATcttgacaataattattaagtctaatattttttaaaacctttctataattaattcaaattacatGTTTAAAGACAGTTTTGTATTtaggattaaaattaatatcgcaTCTTGTGATGCAACTATTCTAAATTGCTTAGGTGCTTAATAATGATAGGTTCTCGATTTATGGCATAGACATTTTATAACCGATTCGTAGTCTCTTCGCATTCAAGTTTAGTTAACATTGTGGGATAATTTTACATCCGTGGTAGTAGTCATAAGCAGAGAGTAAACGTAtttgctgtaataaaatatttgatacagACTAACCAGTTACGTGCTTATTTTTCAAGCAAAAACCAAGCATTTTTGTAGTTGTGACGAAGTTTAAAGCCTTGACCAAATACTAATTAATATCTTATCCTTGAAGTTGCAGTATATCGGAGGGAACTAGGAGTCAATtcctatcaaaatattaatgagtttatgataaaaaaaaaatttagataCTTACCTCCTGGCATTATTGGTGGTGTTGTAAATTGATTAGATTATAACGCGCATCTAGGCTTTGCTTCGCTCTTTGAGGATACTAGTGACATTGTATCCGTTTATTTATAACTACTttgatttatgaaattatttttggaaaactTGCTCTacctcgcggcttcgcccgcgtgaaaaatttattttcccgggataaaggTAGCCTATGTGCTATTCCAGTCTACAATACATCTTGATCTCTGTACCAAATTTCTCATAGATCTCTTCGGTTGTTTTGACGTGATTGAGTAGTAAACATCCATCCAAACTTTCTTACAACATTAATATAGACTATAGATAGTGTTTTATTTGGAGCCTTGCAGTATCATAAAGTAATATAGTTGTTTAATTACtatttacgttttaaaatatgatttacattaaattatgcttgtttgattgtatttatatctattaaacAGTTAGTAATATGTAATAAAGATTAACCGAGTTCGAAAAATAAGAAATGTAACAGAAATAAGACTTAAGCAGTCAGTGAACCGTTTCAAACCAGTCATTAGCTATAATGCGGGTAAAATGGTTGAACTTTAAATATATCCAAATCTGGTAAATCAACGAAATTAGTAAAGAAATTGGCAGACTCTGCAAAGGAGTTTTGTCTATAGTTTGTGGCATtgtaaggtttatttatttatttatttgaacagccaacaaaacatacaccttacatagtttttttaacaatccagtaagtaattgctgcggtgctgttttaattacaggctgtcacaagGTTTAGCAGTTTAGTTCGTGTAAAGGTCTTTGTAACGCAATCTTGTAAGATTTAAGTGGGAATCGATTTACTTTGGATTAATTTTACCAggaatcaaatatattttgctactCTCCTTTATTTTCATAGTATCTGTTACATCTTAGCATATTACTTAAGTTGTGCTGTCaacatttaaattctaaataactTAAACATTTTCGCTGTATTAATT
This portion of the Manduca sexta isolate Smith_Timp_Sample1 chromosome 14, JHU_Msex_v1.0, whole genome shotgun sequence genome encodes:
- the LOC115439996 gene encoding GTP-binding protein 128up codes for the protein MSTILEKIAAIEAEMARTQKNKATALHLGILKARLAKLRRELITPKGGGGATGDGFDVAKTGDARIGFVGFPSVGKSTLLSNLAGVYSEVAAYEFTTLTTVPGCIKYKGAKIQLLDLPGIIEGAKDGKGRGRQVIAVARTCSLIFIVLDVLKPLQHKKLLEHELEGFGLRLNKQPPNIHFRKKDKGGINLNTTCPQSELDIEAVKTILSEYKIHNADITLRYDATSDDLIDVIEGNRIYVPCIYLLNKIDQISIEELDVIYKIPHCVPISAHHKWNFDDLLEKMWEYLKLVRIYTKPKGQLPDYNAPVVLHADRTSVEDFCNKLHRSIVKEFKYALVWGSSVKHQPQKVGIEHILADEDVVQIVKKV